One genomic segment of Chitinophaga sancti includes these proteins:
- a CDS encoding SRPBCC domain-containing protein has product MTEKKNNEPVAAVCYRKKRIMEHSNSAKTSLSKEFIYNVPTEQVWQALTDADKMRVWYFPQLKNFKPIVGYKFQFNDDDAEYQKDWIVTQVVEGTRLAHNWAYKGYPGSSEVIFDIFSEGDTTRLRVRQTDLDSFPKDSHFSKERFEWGWDNLLGRNLKQLIESK; this is encoded by the coding sequence ATGACTGAGAAAAAAAACAACGAACCGGTAGCAGCAGTTTGTTACAGAAAAAAAAGAATAATGGAACATTCAAACAGTGCGAAAACTTCTCTTAGTAAAGAATTTATTTATAATGTGCCGACTGAGCAGGTTTGGCAAGCTTTGACAGATGCCGATAAAATGAGGGTGTGGTATTTTCCTCAACTTAAAAATTTCAAACCTATTGTTGGGTATAAATTTCAATTCAACGATGACGACGCCGAGTATCAAAAAGACTGGATTGTTACTCAGGTTGTTGAAGGAACAAGATTAGCTCATAACTGGGCATATAAAGGTTATCCCGGAAGTTCGGAAGTGATATTCGATATTTTTTCGGAAGGAGACACAACCAGACTAAGAGTTAGGCAAACAGACTTAGACAGTTTTCCCAAAGACTCACATTTCAGTAAAGAACGATTTGAATGGGGCTGGGATAATCTTCTCGGCAGAAATTTGAAACAACTGATTGAAAGTAAATAA
- a CDS encoding nitroreductase family protein → MALLEDLKWRYATKKMNGQTVPQQKLDYILEAARLAPSSSGLQQYRVFVIKQGEKLKQLNDLVFKNFPFNQNQISTCSDLLVWAAFSEYTFERVKMPLNQSAIERGLPENHSDEYIQRLYTHFESFDKNWQENHCARQAYLSFGIALMAAAEQKVDTTPMEGFDKIKMDEFLGIGGDSGLKSVLAMPIGYRDEANDWLVNLKKCRVPKDEFVTEIM, encoded by the coding sequence ATGGCGTTATTAGAAGATTTAAAATGGCGTTACGCTACAAAAAAAATGAACGGACAGACCGTTCCGCAACAAAAATTAGACTATATACTGGAAGCAGCAAGATTAGCACCTTCCTCTTCCGGATTGCAACAGTATAGGGTTTTTGTCATTAAACAAGGTGAAAAACTTAAACAACTGAACGACTTGGTTTTTAAGAATTTTCCATTTAATCAAAACCAAATTTCAACTTGTTCGGATTTGTTGGTTTGGGCGGCCTTTTCTGAATACACCTTTGAAAGGGTAAAAATGCCACTAAACCAATCGGCTATTGAACGTGGTCTGCCCGAAAACCATTCGGATGAATATATACAAAGGCTTTATACGCATTTCGAATCATTCGATAAAAATTGGCAGGAAAACCATTGCGCCAGGCAAGCCTATTTGTCTTTTGGCATAGCTCTTATGGCTGCTGCCGAGCAAAAGGTAGATACTACGCCAATGGAGGGTTTTGACAAGATAAAAATGGATGAATTTCTTGGGATTGGTGGCGATTCAGGTCTTAAAAGTGTACTGGCAATGCCCATAGGGTACAGAGATGAAGCCAACGATTGGTTGGTAAATCTAAAAAAATGTAGAGTACCCAAAGACGAATTTGTAACCGAAATAATGTAA
- a CDS encoding aldo/keto reductase yields the protein MQTRKLGKNGPEVSAISIGTSWGINSLSEWHQSKERLSQTLHQVIDAGINFINTADFYGCGISELVIGEVIKEQRKDVFISVKTGAVINPHGHFTGLDGSPKGIKNYCAYSLKRLGVDEIDLYQPCRVDPEVPIEETVGAIKDLIAEGKVRYLGLSEANAEQLQRANKIHQVSALEIEYSLATRFIENEILQVARTLGTAIVPYSVFSYGLLTGKMKFPLPENDYKNMLPRFENVNLEHNLKMVEQLKEFAKSKNASASQIALAWLLNQGDDIIPIVGMTKPERITENTEALKINFTNSELQLLNETFNEGAFKGERYPPAFLSWVAS from the coding sequence ATGCAAACAAGAAAATTAGGAAAAAACGGACCGGAAGTTTCTGCTATATCCATAGGAACAAGCTGGGGAATCAACAGTTTATCAGAATGGCATCAGTCTAAAGAACGATTAAGCCAAACTTTGCATCAGGTAATAGACGCAGGAATTAATTTTATCAATACCGCTGATTTTTACGGTTGTGGGATTAGTGAACTTGTGATTGGAGAAGTCATTAAAGAACAAAGAAAAGACGTATTCATCAGCGTTAAAACAGGTGCAGTCATCAACCCGCATGGACATTTTACAGGACTGGACGGAAGTCCAAAAGGGATAAAAAATTATTGCGCCTATTCACTCAAGCGTTTGGGGGTAGATGAGATTGATTTGTACCAACCTTGCCGTGTTGACCCTGAAGTTCCAATTGAGGAAACTGTTGGTGCAATTAAAGATTTGATTGCAGAAGGAAAGGTTAGATATTTAGGACTATCCGAAGCAAATGCGGAGCAATTACAGCGGGCTAATAAAATACATCAGGTTTCTGCATTGGAAATCGAGTATTCATTAGCAACCCGGTTTATTGAAAATGAGATTTTACAAGTCGCAAGAACCCTGGGTACAGCTATCGTTCCATATTCTGTTTTCAGCTATGGTTTACTTACCGGTAAAATGAAATTTCCTTTACCTGAAAATGATTATAAAAATATGTTGCCACGATTTGAAAATGTAAATTTGGAACATAACCTAAAAATGGTAGAACAGCTAAAGGAATTTGCAAAAAGCAAAAATGCAAGTGCCAGCCAAATAGCATTGGCCTGGCTTTTAAATCAAGGTGATGACATTATTCCGATTGTTGGAATGACAAAACCTGAACGGATAACAGAAAATACAGAAGCACTAAAAATTAATTTCACAAACAGTGAGCTTCAACTATTAAATGAAACCTTTAACGAAGGGGCATTTAAAGGAGAACGTTATCCACCGGCCTTTTTGTCTTGGGTTGCTTCTTAA
- a CDS encoding AraC family transcriptional regulator, with product MSLDKTSEYVNAEISGEHFISEHMFFYIKKGETTCYDGNKTFVFKSGEYGLIRKNRLARYSKKKTINENETVFIHFDETFLKSFQEKYNTQAVIFKSENTFIQLNLNELLPVFFQSLYPLMHQGIIREPFAYVKREELLLILLEKQPDLVGLFFDFSIPQKIDIEEFINKNFKFNVSVERFAFLTGRSLSAFKRDFKAIFNDTPSRWLVKKRLQEAHFLIEKKKQKPSDIYLDLGFETLSHFSYAFKKQFGVTLTEIARQTKETSR from the coding sequence ATGAGTTTAGATAAAACATCAGAATATGTAAATGCTGAAATTTCGGGAGAACATTTTATTTCCGAACACATGTTCTTTTATATCAAGAAAGGGGAGACAACGTGTTATGACGGGAATAAAACATTTGTTTTCAAATCGGGAGAGTATGGACTCATCCGAAAAAACCGCCTTGCAAGATACAGCAAGAAAAAAACGATCAATGAGAACGAAACGGTATTTATTCATTTTGATGAAACATTCCTCAAAAGCTTTCAAGAAAAATATAACACTCAAGCAGTCATATTCAAGTCCGAAAACACGTTTATACAATTAAATCTAAATGAGCTGTTGCCTGTTTTTTTTCAATCATTATACCCTTTAATGCATCAAGGAATAATCCGGGAACCTTTTGCATATGTAAAGCGTGAAGAATTGCTTTTGATTCTTTTAGAAAAACAACCTGATTTGGTTGGTTTATTTTTCGATTTTAGCATTCCACAAAAAATCGATATTGAAGAATTTATCAATAAAAATTTCAAATTCAACGTAAGCGTTGAACGCTTTGCTTTTTTGACAGGTCGTAGCTTGTCTGCATTTAAGCGTGATTTTAAAGCCATTTTCAACGACACGCCGAGCCGTTGGTTAGTAAAAAAACGTTTGCAGGAAGCCCATTTTCTTATTGAAAAGAAAAAACAAAAACCGTCGGACATTTATTTGGATTTGGGTTTTGAAACATTATCCCATTTTTCTTATGCCTTCAAAAAGCAATTTGGTGTAACACTAACAGAAATTGCCAGACAAACGAAAGAGACCAGCCGCTAA
- a CDS encoding helix-turn-helix transcriptional regulator produces the protein MNDDDTKRLSRLVAILTILQTKRIVNSTKLAEKFGVSTRTIYRDLKALEQAGVPILTEDGKGYTLMEGYKIPLIMFSEKQANALIIAETVSFKKQG, from the coding sequence ATGAATGATGACGATACAAAAAGACTATCCAGACTTGTAGCAATTTTAACAATTTTACAAACAAAACGAATAGTAAATTCTACGAAACTTGCTGAAAAATTTGGTGTAAGTACAAGAACAATTTATAGAGATTTAAAAGCCTTAGAACAGGCAGGTGTTCCTATATTGACAGAAGACGGAAAAGGCTACACTTTGATGGAAGGCTACAAAATTCCACTAATTATGTTTAGCGAAAAACAAGCAAACGCATTGATTATTGCCGAAACAGTTAGTTTTAAAAAACAGGGATAG
- a CDS encoding WYL domain-containing protein → MTEGWLMVAFCRLRNEFRYFRLDRIQNLQIQPDNFTPHKMTLQEFFEKFHGHLKPLTYYCQGLILLLHHK, encoded by the coding sequence ATAACAGAAGGTTGGTTGATGGTGGCTTTTTGTAGATTAAGAAATGAATTTCGCTATTTTAGGTTGGACAGAATTCAAAACTTACAAATTCAACCAGACAATTTTACACCACATAAAATGACGTTACAAGAATTTTTCGAAAAATTTCACGGTCATTTAAAACCCTTGACATACTATTGTCAAGGGCTCATTTTACTTTTGCATCATAAATAA
- a CDS encoding DUF1761 domain-containing protein: MIKSFSRINWLAVLLSLVFYSFFGWLWFTALFPNQYASTLDKLGIMPAKPDPIYFYGPALAILPTILTTALLMIVQNIHKRKAEIEFTLVIGSGFLVANTFNIAIDPNIPHPMAYGLLVGAFQLISILVSCLILQAMCKK, encoded by the coding sequence ATGATAAAAAGTTTTTCAAGAATTAATTGGTTAGCCGTCTTGCTGTCATTAGTGTTTTACTCTTTTTTCGGTTGGCTATGGTTCACTGCATTATTTCCAAATCAATATGCAAGCACATTAGATAAATTAGGAATTATGCCAGCCAAGCCAGACCCTATTTATTTTTATGGGCCAGCATTAGCCATTTTACCCACTATTTTGACAACTGCTTTGTTGATGATAGTGCAAAATATCCACAAAAGAAAAGCTGAAATTGAATTTACCCTGGTTATAGGTTCGGGATTTTTGGTTGCCAATACATTTAATATAGCCATTGATCCAAATATTCCACATCCAATGGCATATGGATTGTTAGTTGGTGCATTTCAATTGATTAGTATATTAGTGTCTTGCCTTATTTTGCAAGCAATGTGTAAGAAATGA
- the istB gene encoding IS21-like element helper ATPase IstB, translated as MSTIILNKMAQLKLHGMLRTYQSLLDNRQHHNLTHDEFINTLIQAEWEDKEHKKVTRHLKSARFRYAASIEELNFTGDRGLDKTQVLHLADGCYIDKKENLLITGPTGVGKSYLASALGHQACQLGYRTLYYNAQKLFAKLKMTKADGSYAKEIGRIEKQDLLIIDDFGLAHLDNTARMILMEIIEDRHGRKSTIIASQLPVAQWYEVIGESTVADAILDRMVHTAHRMDLKGQSLRKK; from the coding sequence ATGAGTACCATCATTTTAAACAAAATGGCGCAGCTAAAGCTGCACGGTATGTTACGAACATACCAATCATTGCTGGATAATCGTCAACATCATAACCTGACACATGATGAATTTATTAACACATTAATCCAGGCAGAATGGGAAGATAAGGAGCATAAGAAAGTCACTCGCCACCTGAAATCAGCCAGGTTCCGATATGCTGCAAGTATTGAAGAACTAAATTTTACAGGTGATCGGGGACTAGATAAGACACAGGTACTCCACCTTGCTGATGGCTGTTATATTGACAAAAAAGAAAACTTACTAATAACTGGTCCGACAGGTGTTGGGAAAAGCTATCTGGCCTCTGCACTTGGGCATCAGGCATGTCAATTGGGTTATAGAACGCTTTATTATAATGCTCAAAAGCTGTTCGCCAAACTCAAAATGACAAAAGCTGATGGATCATATGCGAAGGAAATAGGTAGAATTGAAAAACAAGACCTTCTAATTATTGACGATTTTGGATTAGCGCACTTGGACAATACTGCAAGGATGATCCTTATGGAGATTATAGAAGACAGACATGGAAGAAAGTCAACCATTATAGCCTCTCAACTTCCTGTGGCTCAATGGTACGAAGTTATAGGAGAATCAACGGTTGCTGACGCAATACTTGACAGGATGGTACATACAGCCCATAGAATGGATTTAAAAGGACAATCTCTAAGAAAGAAATAG
- the istA gene encoding IS21 family transposase gives MSKLKQIIMLRNEGTPLQTIAKAVSIARNTVKKYLRLIEIKGLDAAVLLKMEDTALEALLEDPDPEDQERLANLEELFPYFEQELSRTGVTRWILWGEYKQQYPSGFSYSRFCAHFSQWKRSRSATLFFEHQPADKLFIDFTGKKLIIVDRNSGQVTEVEVYVAVLGYSQLTYVQAVPSQRKEDFIMATENALLFIGGVPKALVPDNLKSAVVKADKYEPEVNPDFLDFANHYGITVLPARSYKPRDKAHVERAVNIAYSRIFAPLRNRVFYSIQTLNDAILELLNEHNNKPFQQKPISRKVLFEQEERHLLNPLPITRFELKKFKEATVMKNGYVQLSEDKHYYSVPYRFIGCKVKIIYSPTQVSVFYNKERIAYHSRSSKRYGHSTIHNHMSSSHQFVSEWNPDKFISWAEGISPIVQDYITHILETVTYPETAYRSCIGILSYEKKVGRQRLILAVQRATYYGAYNYTIIKRILQTGLEQIAFGDESTANGMLPAHNNIRGASEYK, from the coding sequence ATGAGTAAGTTGAAGCAAATTATCATGTTGCGTAATGAAGGCACTCCACTTCAAACGATTGCAAAAGCTGTATCGATAGCTCGTAATACAGTCAAAAAGTATTTACGCCTTATCGAAATCAAAGGGTTAGATGCTGCGGTGCTACTAAAAATGGAAGATACAGCTCTTGAGGCATTACTTGAAGATCCGGATCCTGAAGACCAGGAGCGCCTGGCTAACCTGGAAGAGTTATTCCCATATTTTGAGCAGGAATTATCAAGAACAGGTGTGACGAGATGGATTTTATGGGGTGAATACAAACAACAGTATCCTTCCGGATTTAGTTATTCCCGGTTTTGCGCACACTTTAGCCAATGGAAAAGAAGCAGGTCAGCTACGCTTTTCTTTGAACACCAGCCTGCTGATAAACTATTCATTGATTTTACAGGCAAAAAACTAATAATAGTTGATCGCAACTCCGGCCAGGTGACAGAGGTAGAAGTATATGTTGCTGTTTTAGGATACAGTCAGCTTACTTATGTACAGGCTGTTCCTTCGCAGAGGAAAGAAGATTTTATAATGGCAACAGAAAACGCACTGCTTTTTATTGGAGGAGTACCTAAAGCTTTGGTACCGGACAATCTAAAAAGTGCTGTTGTAAAGGCTGATAAATATGAACCTGAAGTCAATCCTGATTTTTTGGATTTTGCTAACCACTATGGAATAACAGTCCTGCCCGCCAGAAGTTATAAACCCAGGGACAAGGCACATGTGGAACGAGCAGTTAACATTGCTTACTCAAGGATCTTTGCACCATTACGCAACCGGGTATTTTATAGCATCCAAACTCTAAATGATGCAATCCTGGAACTACTGAATGAACATAATAATAAACCTTTCCAACAGAAGCCTATCAGCAGGAAAGTACTTTTTGAGCAGGAAGAACGTCACCTGTTAAACCCACTGCCAATTACCCGGTTCGAACTTAAAAAGTTTAAGGAGGCCACAGTTATGAAAAATGGTTATGTTCAGTTGTCAGAAGATAAGCATTACTACAGTGTTCCCTACAGATTTATTGGGTGCAAAGTCAAGATCATTTACTCGCCCACGCAAGTATCTGTTTTTTACAACAAAGAACGCATCGCCTATCACTCGCGGAGTTCAAAACGATATGGGCACTCAACCATACATAATCACATGTCCTCTTCTCATCAGTTCGTTAGTGAATGGAATCCTGATAAATTTATTAGTTGGGCTGAAGGCATATCGCCAATAGTGCAGGATTATATTACTCATATTCTGGAAACAGTCACATACCCTGAAACTGCCTATCGTAGCTGTATTGGTATACTTAGTTATGAAAAGAAGGTTGGTCGTCAAAGATTAATATTAGCAGTACAAAGGGCGACTTACTATGGAGCATATAATTACACGATAATAAAAAGAATACTACAGACAGGTCTGGAGCAAATAGCGTTTGGGGATGAATCAACAGCGAATGGAATGCTACCTGCTCATAATAACATCCGCGGAGCTTCGGAATACAAATAA